One genomic region from Frateuria soli encodes:
- a CDS encoding S8 family serine peptidase, with the protein MNTQALRHRDVALGILVALGLGACGGGGGSNVRPSPAPPPPPPATPSDQPPLDAQLALTHTYAAHNEGYTGKGVTIGIVDSGVMRNHPSLAGRVIDELIYVDPQVNNTSVDDVVGHGTWVSQIAAGTAAGQFPGGIAPGASLVSARIIADKEPTDDGSGQGNAVGASDADFFGQYLNPALIDDGVRIQNNSWGGIYWNTSDPSINQAFAQAYDDFVINHDGLVVFAAGNDGRTDPSDIAALPDLAPELERGWLVAVAADSNSADAGDTKLADYSNACGKAMDYCLTAPGDVIVTDKDYPTGDPTKDYWIVTGTSFAAPQVSGAAALVWEAYPYFTNDLVRQTLLGTADDLGAPGPDAVFGYGMLDVGKAVNGPAKLDWGDVTVDFDDITSTWGNEISGTGGLTKAGSGTLVLHAHARYSGLTTVAEGTLQTDNGIDGPVTVAAGATLIPVAFGPSHLENNGTVVVQKTSTLVQGDYVQGAGGRLSVELGVHLGVTGHATLNGGTLFVNGVDDGYVVSQHTDVLTTGGGLTGTFAALDKAANIFLDATLEYDANSAWLNVQQVNVTSVAGMSYTAASSGAAERVQGAFNQLNRQLGTGGTVGGHAQASGFLAGAASLQRTPTMAAAERSLESLSGQLHAASAAMTFEAIDAGTRALSDRFDRLLDSSATGGWTQNLGYHGGMARNGYADVGVDLSGTLVGQDMRIGDNGVAGFALSRSQGLGRLAETADQGRSHALEGMFYGGLVRGNAYLMGRVGMGNYRESTHRNLQLGPAVAGVASDSHGRYEVAYGESGYRTTAGALTLTPYASLQYARIDSSGFNEPGAWGFGLKASARTIERWQAGLGLRAARQWTFAGGGSLDLQARLAWQRAFATRGDVFEASFTGIDQWAPLGGIGLSRYGGVAGMTLDWAMTPRTGLSLGIDHRFAQREQGSMATLAYRVSF; encoded by the coding sequence ATGAACACGCAAGCGTTGCGCCATCGGGACGTGGCGTTGGGGATCCTTGTCGCACTGGGCCTGGGCGCCTGCGGAGGCGGTGGCGGCAGCAACGTCCGCCCCTCTCCCGCGCCGCCTCCGCCGCCGCCCGCCACGCCTTCGGACCAGCCACCGCTGGATGCGCAACTGGCGCTGACCCACACCTATGCCGCGCACAACGAGGGCTATACCGGCAAGGGGGTCACCATCGGCATCGTCGACAGCGGCGTGATGCGCAACCATCCCAGCCTCGCCGGGCGGGTGATCGATGAACTGATCTACGTCGATCCGCAGGTCAACAACACCAGCGTCGACGACGTGGTCGGGCACGGCACCTGGGTCTCGCAGATCGCCGCGGGCACCGCGGCTGGCCAGTTCCCGGGCGGCATCGCGCCGGGCGCCAGCCTGGTGTCGGCGCGCATCATCGCGGACAAGGAGCCGACCGACGACGGCTCGGGCCAGGGCAATGCCGTGGGCGCCTCGGACGCCGATTTCTTCGGCCAGTACCTCAACCCCGCGTTGATCGACGATGGCGTGCGCATCCAGAACAACTCCTGGGGCGGCATCTACTGGAACACCAGCGACCCCTCCATCAACCAGGCCTTCGCCCAGGCCTACGACGACTTCGTGATCAACCACGACGGGCTGGTGGTGTTTGCAGCCGGCAACGACGGCCGCACCGATCCGAGCGACATCGCCGCGTTGCCCGACCTGGCGCCCGAGCTGGAGCGCGGCTGGCTGGTCGCGGTGGCGGCCGACAGCAACAGCGCCGACGCCGGGGACACGAAGCTGGCCGACTATTCCAATGCCTGTGGCAAGGCGATGGATTACTGCCTTACCGCGCCGGGCGACGTGATCGTCACCGACAAGGATTACCCGACGGGCGATCCGACCAAGGACTACTGGATCGTCACCGGCACGTCGTTCGCCGCGCCGCAGGTGTCCGGCGCCGCCGCACTGGTGTGGGAGGCCTATCCCTACTTCACCAACGACCTGGTGCGACAGACCCTGCTGGGCACCGCCGACGATCTGGGCGCGCCCGGTCCCGATGCGGTGTTCGGCTACGGCATGCTGGACGTCGGCAAGGCGGTGAACGGGCCGGCGAAGCTCGACTGGGGCGACGTGACAGTCGATTTCGACGACATCACCTCCACCTGGGGCAACGAGATCAGCGGCACGGGTGGGCTTACCAAGGCAGGCAGCGGCACGCTGGTGCTTCACGCGCATGCCCGCTACAGCGGCCTGACGACCGTCGCCGAAGGCACGCTCCAGACGGACAACGGCATCGACGGGCCGGTGACCGTGGCGGCGGGCGCCACGCTCATCCCGGTCGCGTTTGGTCCCAGCCACCTCGAAAACAACGGCACCGTGGTCGTGCAGAAGACCAGCACCCTGGTCCAGGGGGACTACGTGCAAGGTGCCGGCGGCCGGCTCAGCGTGGAACTGGGTGTGCACCTGGGCGTGACCGGGCATGCCACGCTCAACGGTGGCACCTTGTTCGTCAATGGGGTCGACGACGGCTACGTGGTCAGCCAGCACACCGACGTGCTGACCACCGGTGGCGGGCTCACCGGCACGTTCGCTGCGCTGGACAAGGCAGCCAACATCTTTCTCGACGCCACGCTCGAGTACGATGCCAACAGTGCCTGGTTGAACGTGCAACAGGTGAACGTCACTTCGGTGGCGGGCATGAGCTATACGGCCGCGTCGTCCGGCGCGGCCGAACGGGTGCAGGGCGCATTCAACCAGCTCAACCGGCAGCTCGGCACGGGCGGAACGGTTGGCGGGCACGCGCAGGCCAGCGGTTTCCTGGCCGGCGCGGCAAGCCTGCAGCGCACACCGACCATGGCTGCCGCCGAGCGCTCGCTGGAAAGCCTTTCCGGTCAGCTCCACGCCGCCAGCGCGGCGATGACGTTCGAGGCGATCGACGCGGGCACGCGCGCGCTGTCCGATCGTTTCGACCGCCTGCTCGACAGCAGCGCCACCGGTGGCTGGACGCAGAACCTGGGCTACCACGGCGGCATGGCGCGCAACGGCTATGCCGATGTGGGCGTGGACCTCTCAGGCACGCTGGTCGGGCAGGACATGCGCATCGGCGACAACGGCGTGGCCGGCTTTGCGCTCAGCCGCTCTCAGGGCTTGGGCCGCCTGGCCGAAACCGCCGACCAGGGCCGCAGCCATGCCCTCGAAGGCATGTTCTACGGCGGTCTGGTGCGCGGCAATGCCTATCTGATGGGACGCGTCGGCATGGGCAACTACCGCGAGTCGACGCACCGCAACCTGCAGCTCGGCCCCGCCGTCGCCGGCGTGGCCAGCGACAGCCACGGCCGCTACGAAGTCGCCTATGGCGAAAGCGGTTACCGCACCACGGCGGGGGCGCTGACGCTCACCCCGTATGCCAGCCTGCAGTACGCACGCATCGACAGCAGCGGTTTCAACGAGCCGGGCGCCTGGGGCTTCGGCCTGAAGGCCAGCGCGCGCACGATCGAACGCTGGCAGGCCGGGCTCGGCTTGCGCGCGGCACGGCAGTGGACCTTCGCCGGCGGCGGCAGCCTGGACCTGCAGGCCCGGCTGGCCTGGCAACGCGCCTTCGCCACCCGCGGCGACGTGTTCGAGGCGAGCTTCACCGGCATCGACCAGTGGGCGCCGCTGGGCGGCATCGGACTGTCGCGCTACGGCGGCGTGGCCGGCATGACGCTGGACTGGGCGATGACGCCACGGACCGGACTGTCCCTCGGCATCGACCACCGGTTCGCGCAGCGCGAGCAGGGCAGCATGGCGACGCTGGCATACCGGGTGTCGTTCTAG
- a CDS encoding thiolase family protein, translating to MSDVVIAGAKRTAIGSFLGQFTGVPTPTLGATAIRAALEQSGVAPSDVSEVIMGCVLTANLGQAPARQASLGAGLPPAVGCTTINKVCGSGMKSIMLGHDLIKAGSAAVVVAGGMESMTNAPHMVNARTGIRYGDGQLVDHMAYDGLTNPYDNKAMGVFGEQCADKYHFSREEQDAFAIESVKRSQAAQASGAFAGEIVPVTVKGRKGDVVVDSDEQPGRSDINKIPTLKPAFRKENGTITAASSSSISDGAAAVVLLSAEDAKARGIQPLARIVAHATNSQEPEWFTTAPVGAIRKVLDKAGWKVEDVDLFEINEAFAVVAMAPMRELGVPHEKLNVNGGACALGHPIGASGARLVVTLLNALKTRGLKRGVASLCIGGGEATAIAVERLD from the coding sequence ATGTCCGACGTCGTCATCGCCGGCGCCAAGCGCACCGCCATTGGCTCCTTCCTCGGCCAGTTCACCGGCGTGCCCACGCCCACCCTCGGCGCGACCGCGATCCGTGCGGCGCTGGAGCAGTCCGGCGTCGCGCCCTCCGACGTCAGCGAAGTGATCATGGGCTGCGTGCTGACCGCCAACCTCGGCCAGGCGCCGGCCCGCCAGGCGTCGCTCGGCGCCGGCCTGCCGCCCGCCGTCGGCTGCACCACCATCAACAAGGTGTGCGGCTCGGGCATGAAGTCGATCATGCTCGGTCACGACCTGATCAAGGCCGGCTCGGCCGCGGTGGTTGTCGCCGGCGGTATGGAGTCGATGACCAACGCGCCGCACATGGTCAATGCCCGCACCGGCATCCGCTACGGCGACGGCCAGCTGGTCGACCACATGGCCTACGACGGCCTGACCAACCCCTACGACAACAAGGCGATGGGTGTCTTCGGCGAGCAGTGCGCCGACAAGTACCACTTCAGCCGCGAAGAGCAGGACGCCTTCGCGATCGAGTCGGTCAAGCGCTCGCAGGCGGCGCAGGCCTCCGGTGCGTTCGCCGGCGAGATCGTCCCGGTCACGGTCAAGGGCCGCAAGGGCGACGTGGTGGTGGACAGCGACGAGCAGCCGGGCCGCTCGGACATCAACAAGATCCCGACCCTCAAGCCCGCCTTCCGCAAGGAAAACGGCACCATCACCGCGGCCAGCTCGTCGAGCATCTCCGACGGCGCCGCCGCCGTGGTGCTGCTCTCGGCCGAGGATGCCAAGGCCCGCGGCATCCAGCCGCTGGCGCGCATCGTGGCCCACGCGACCAACTCGCAGGAGCCGGAGTGGTTCACCACCGCGCCGGTCGGCGCGATCCGGAAAGTGCTGGACAAGGCCGGCTGGAAGGTCGAGGACGTGGACCTGTTCGAGATCAACGAGGCCTTCGCGGTGGTGGCCATGGCGCCGATGCGCGAGCTGGGCGTGCCGCACGAAAAGCTCAACGTCAACGGCGGCGCCTGCGCGCTGGGCCACCCGATCGGCGCCAGCGGCGCGCGCCTGGTGGTGACCCTGCTCAATGCCCTGAAGACCCGCGGCCTGAAGCGCGGCGTGGCATCCCTGTGCATCGGTGGTGGCGAGGCCACCGCGATCGCGGTGGAACGGCTGGATTAA